The Synechococcus sp. MU1643 genome contains a region encoding:
- the htpG gene encoding molecular chaperone HtpG, which produces MAVLEEQGQIQIHTENIFPIIKKAVYSGHEVFLRELVSNGVDAISKRRMAAMAGDCSEGDDGAIRITVDREAKTVTISDNGIGMTADEVKRYINQVAFSSAEDFLEKYKQENDAIIGHFGLGFYSSFMVAERVELLTRSARPDAEAVRWSCDGSPNFSLTSAEKDQPGTDVILHLMEDELEYLEPARIRTLINTYCDFMAVPVELEGETINKMDAPWRKSARDLSDQDYIDLYHYLYPFQGDPLLWVHLNTDYPYNLQGILFFPKQTGRADWEKGEIKLYCNQVFVSDSIKEVVPRYLLPLRGVIDSPDIPLNVSRSALQTDRRVRSIGNFVAKKVSDRLRNLKKEDPKSYAEAWDALAPFVKIGAMEDEKFAEQVSELILFATTAAAGEEDDADPIACDGRAFTTLEGYRSRLAADQNKRVLYSTDDVAQAGALNLWTSQGAEVLKLETVIDTQFIPWLEHRHEELTFQRVDSELDESLKDNDAELTDQDGTTESDRLRDLIKAALANDKVTVQVQALKAEGAPPAMILLPEQMRRLNDMGALMDQRLPGLPEHHVLLVNRRHPLVEGMLKLRAGGVLVGAAETSPTASLAEDVACHLYDMARLGVGGLEPNELAGFQTRSAELMGALMQRGL; this is translated from the coding sequence ATGGCGGTGCTGGAGGAACAGGGTCAGATTCAGATCCATACCGAAAATATTTTCCCGATCATTAAGAAGGCCGTTTACTCCGGCCATGAGGTGTTTCTGCGGGAACTGGTCAGCAATGGCGTGGACGCCATCAGCAAGCGCCGGATGGCCGCCATGGCTGGCGATTGCAGCGAAGGGGACGACGGAGCCATCCGGATCACTGTGGATCGGGAAGCCAAGACGGTCACCATCAGCGACAACGGCATCGGCATGACCGCCGATGAGGTGAAGCGCTACATCAATCAGGTGGCCTTCTCCAGTGCCGAAGATTTCCTGGAGAAGTACAAGCAGGAAAACGACGCCATCATTGGCCACTTCGGCCTGGGTTTCTATTCCAGCTTCATGGTGGCCGAGCGGGTGGAGCTGCTGACCCGTTCAGCCCGGCCCGACGCTGAAGCCGTGCGCTGGAGCTGTGATGGTTCCCCGAACTTCAGCCTCACTTCCGCCGAAAAAGACCAGCCCGGTACGGACGTGATCCTTCATTTAATGGAGGACGAGCTCGAATATCTCGAACCGGCTCGGATCCGCACCTTAATCAACACCTACTGCGACTTCATGGCAGTACCGGTGGAGCTAGAGGGAGAAACCATCAACAAGATGGATGCCCCCTGGCGCAAAAGCGCCAGAGATCTGAGTGATCAGGACTACATCGATCTGTACCACTACCTGTACCCCTTCCAGGGCGATCCCCTGCTTTGGGTTCACCTCAACACCGACTATCCCTACAACCTTCAGGGCATTCTTTTCTTCCCCAAACAGACCGGTCGTGCCGACTGGGAAAAGGGAGAAATCAAGCTGTACTGCAACCAGGTGTTCGTCAGCGATTCGATCAAGGAAGTCGTGCCGCGCTATCTGTTACCCCTCCGGGGGGTGATCGATTCACCCGACATCCCCTTAAACGTGAGCCGCAGTGCCCTCCAGACCGACCGACGCGTTCGCTCCATTGGCAACTTCGTCGCCAAGAAAGTGTCCGACCGGCTGCGGAACCTAAAAAAGGAGGATCCCAAGAGCTACGCCGAGGCTTGGGATGCCTTGGCACCCTTCGTGAAGATCGGCGCCATGGAGGACGAGAAGTTCGCCGAGCAGGTGTCTGAATTGATCCTGTTCGCCACCACCGCTGCAGCAGGCGAAGAGGACGACGCTGACCCGATCGCATGCGATGGCCGTGCCTTCACCACGCTGGAGGGATATCGCAGCCGACTGGCCGCTGATCAGAACAAGCGCGTGCTTTACAGCACCGATGACGTTGCCCAGGCCGGAGCACTCAACCTCTGGACCTCCCAGGGCGCGGAGGTGCTGAAGCTGGAGACGGTGATCGACACCCAGTTCATCCCCTGGCTGGAGCATCGCCATGAGGAACTCACCTTCCAGCGTGTCGATTCGGAACTGGACGAAAGCCTGAAGGACAACGATGCCGAACTCACCGATCAAGACGGCACGACGGAGTCCGACCGACTGCGGGATCTGATCAAAGCGGCCCTGGCCAATGACAAGGTGACCGTTCAGGTGCAGGCGCTGAAAGCCGAAGGAGCACCACCGGCGATGATCCTTCTGCCGGAACAAATGCGCCGGCTGAACGACATGGGCGCCTTGATGGACCAACGCCTGCCAGGCCTTCCAGAGCATCACGTTCTGCTGGTGAACCGTCGTCATCCCCTTGTGGAGGGCATGCTGAAATTGCGTGCCGGGGGCGTGCTGGTGGGAGCGGCGGAAACGTCTCCAACCGCAAGCCTGGCCGAGGATGTGGCGTGCCATCTGTATGACATGGCGCGGCTGGGCGTCGGGGGGCTTGAGCCCAATGAGCTGGCCGGATTCCAGACCCGCAGCGCTGAATTGATGGGTGCCCTGATGCAGAGAGGACTATGA
- a CDS encoding ferredoxin family protein: MAHSIVTDVCEGIADCVDACPVACIDQGKGKNKKGTDFYWINFDTCIDCGICLQVCPVEGAIVAEERPDLQKTP, from the coding sequence ATGGCTCATTCCATCGTCACTGACGTTTGCGAGGGCATCGCTGACTGCGTTGATGCCTGTCCAGTGGCCTGCATTGACCAAGGAAAAGGAAAGAACAAAAAGGGAACCGACTTCTACTGGATCAATTTCGACACCTGCATTGATTGCGGCATTTGCCTGCAGGTGTGTCCCGTTGAAGGAGCCATCGTTGCCGAAGAGCGTCCTGACCTCCAGAAGACGCCCTGA
- a CDS encoding ATP phosphoribosyltransferase regulatory subunit, translating into MALQPAAGAKDLNPRQVETNRQLTERLASVYRLWGYDEVSPPRVERLATLMAGGAIDSSDIVRLVADDPLGLRPEMTASIARAACTRFADRQRPLRLWASGTVFRTRSADEGGQCIEENLQSGVELFGVSGSEAEMELLSLLMASVETLGLQASQKPRLLLGHTALMDLVLRPFSGALRDQIRTALIDFDRLAIESFDLADGQKSRLLSLMDCRGTPDLVLAQLASTCGEQPVFDELRRLCAHLASEAQAQAVTIQLDPTFQPHFELYTGLVFQLVCDGRSSPVVIARGGRYDDLVRRCGATDDRAFGTGFSLAIDPIRELISDLDAAKQDQSDVLVAFSAASNLESAMERQRSWHQQGRTAVMVLEALASKQEAEEQAKAQGDLKLDWVDP; encoded by the coding sequence ATGGCGCTGCAACCTGCAGCTGGCGCAAAGGATCTGAATCCACGTCAGGTGGAGACCAACCGACAGCTGACGGAACGTCTGGCGTCGGTTTACCGCCTCTGGGGCTACGACGAGGTGTCTCCACCCCGGGTGGAACGCCTGGCCACCCTGATGGCGGGCGGTGCCATTGACAGTTCAGACATTGTTCGTCTGGTGGCGGATGACCCCCTCGGGCTGCGACCGGAGATGACGGCTTCCATCGCCAGAGCCGCCTGCACCCGATTTGCAGATCGCCAGAGACCGCTGCGGCTCTGGGCCTCCGGCACGGTGTTCCGCACCCGTTCCGCCGATGAGGGGGGCCAGTGCATTGAAGAAAACCTGCAGAGCGGCGTTGAACTGTTCGGCGTCAGTGGCAGTGAAGCGGAGATGGAATTGCTCAGCCTATTGATGGCCTCCGTTGAGACCCTGGGGCTGCAGGCCAGTCAGAAGCCGAGGCTGCTGCTGGGCCACACCGCGCTGATGGATCTGGTGCTCCGTCCGTTCAGCGGAGCGTTGCGCGATCAGATCCGCACGGCACTGATCGATTTCGACCGTTTGGCCATTGAAAGCTTCGATCTGGCCGACGGGCAGAAGAGCAGACTGCTCTCCCTGATGGACTGCCGCGGCACCCCCGACCTGGTGCTGGCGCAGCTCGCCAGCACCTGTGGGGAACAGCCGGTTTTCGACGAGCTGCGTCGCCTCTGTGCCCATCTCGCCTCGGAAGCTCAGGCGCAGGCCGTGACCATCCAACTAGACCCAACCTTCCAACCCCATTTCGAGCTGTACACCGGACTGGTGTTCCAGTTGGTCTGTGATGGCCGCAGTTCACCGGTGGTGATTGCCCGCGGCGGCCGCTACGACGACTTGGTACGCCGTTGCGGCGCAACGGATGACCGGGCCTTTGGCACTGGGTTCAGTCTGGCGATCGACCCGATCCGCGAACTGATTTCGGACCTGGATGCTGCTAAACAAGATCAGTCCGATGTTCTCGTTGCGTTTTCAGCGGCCTCGAATCTGGAATCCGCCATGGAGCGTCAGCGCAGCTGGCATCAACAGGGACGCACAGCAGTGATGGTCCTTGAAGCATTGGCGTCCAAGCAGGAGGCTGAAGAGCAGGCGAAGGCCCAGGGTGATCTGAAGCTGGATTGGGTCGATCCTTAG
- a CDS encoding inositol monophosphatase family protein has product MQESMCSRAARKCGLTPSDLERLVAVARSAADAGGQELMRHYGCLSSIESKGRIGDLVTNADVAAERIVLKLLADQTPEIAVLAEESGAAGQQDGLRWCVDPLDGTTNFAHGYPFFATSIGLTLGQQPILGAIAVPFLKEMYWGAPGIGAFCNDSPLQVSSCDRLEDSLLVTGFAYDRHTRLDNNYAEFCWFTHRTHGVRRGGAAAVDLAFVAAGRQDGYWERGLSPWDLAAGVALVDLAGGTVTGYGHQPFDLSRGRVVAAGASLHAAITDGLSQVKPLSGDAFGAPEVTAMGS; this is encoded by the coding sequence ATGCAGGAATCGATGTGCAGCCGGGCCGCCCGCAAGTGCGGTCTCACCCCAAGCGATCTGGAGCGTCTTGTCGCCGTGGCCCGCTCAGCGGCCGATGCCGGCGGCCAAGAACTGATGCGCCATTACGGGTGCCTGTCGTCCATCGAAAGCAAAGGCCGCATCGGCGACCTTGTCACCAATGCTGACGTTGCAGCCGAGCGCATCGTCTTGAAGCTGCTGGCAGACCAGACCCCTGAGATTGCTGTGCTGGCAGAGGAAAGCGGGGCGGCCGGACAGCAGGACGGCCTGAGGTGGTGTGTTGACCCCCTCGATGGAACGACGAACTTCGCCCACGGCTATCCCTTCTTTGCAACTTCAATCGGGCTCACCCTGGGCCAACAACCGATTCTCGGTGCCATCGCTGTGCCCTTTCTCAAGGAGATGTACTGGGGAGCGCCGGGGATCGGAGCGTTCTGCAACGACAGCCCGTTGCAGGTGAGCAGCTGCGATCGGCTCGAGGACTCCCTGCTTGTGACCGGTTTCGCATACGACCGGCATACCCGACTCGACAACAACTACGCCGAGTTCTGCTGGTTCACCCATCGCACCCACGGCGTGCGCCGAGGCGGTGCTGCAGCGGTGGATCTGGCCTTTGTGGCCGCTGGCCGCCAGGACGGCTACTGGGAACGGGGCCTCTCTCCCTGGGATCTGGCAGCTGGAGTTGCGTTGGTGGATCTGGCCGGTGGAACCGTCACCGGGTATGGCCATCAACCCTTCGACCTCTCCAGAGGCCGGGTCGTTGCCGCTGGTGCCAGCTTGCATGCGGCGATCACCGATGGGTTGTCTCAGGTGAAACCACTGTCTGGAGATGCTTTCGGTGCGCCCGAGGTCACGGCCATGGGATCCTGA
- a CDS encoding 2Fe-2S iron-sulfur cluster-binding protein yields MRPSHRITIHWRQEGRTITHDVPEGDYILRSFEEQGDPLPFSCRNGCCTECAVRVQSGSLDQREAMGLSQELRAKGYGLLCVARAVGPLEAETQDEDEVYELQFGRHFGKGRVTERIPLEEE; encoded by the coding sequence ATGCGTCCCAGCCACAGGATCACGATTCATTGGCGCCAGGAGGGTCGCACCATCACCCACGACGTCCCTGAAGGGGACTACATCCTTCGCAGCTTTGAAGAGCAGGGCGACCCACTTCCCTTCTCCTGCAGGAACGGATGCTGCACTGAGTGCGCCGTTCGCGTGCAGAGCGGCAGCCTCGACCAGCGCGAAGCCATGGGTTTGTCGCAGGAGCTGAGGGCCAAGGGCTACGGCCTTCTCTGCGTGGCCCGCGCCGTCGGCCCCCTGGAGGCTGAAACCCAGGATGAGGACGAGGTGTACGAGCTCCAGTTCGGTCGCCACTTCGGCAAAGGGCGCGTCACCGAACGAATTCCCCTCGAGGAGGAGTGA
- the pstB gene encoding phosphate ABC transporter ATP-binding protein PstB — MTLLQQPQATESHNADVALSLQNVTISYGNFEAVKNVYCEIPRGKVTAFIGPSGCGKSTVLRSLNRMNDLIEGCSLKGSILFGGVDLYGPRIDPVEVRRRIGMVFQQPNPFPKSIYDNIAFGARINGYTGDMDELVERSLRQAAVWDECKDKLNESGCSLSGGQQQRLCIARTIAIQPEVILMDEPCSALDPISTLKIEETMHELKKSFTIVIVTHNMQQAVRVSDMTAFYNAEAVEGGTGKVGYLVEFNDTDKIFNAPQQQATQDYVSGRFG, encoded by the coding sequence ATGACGCTTCTTCAACAGCCTCAAGCCACCGAGTCCCACAACGCAGACGTCGCTCTTTCCCTTCAAAACGTCACGATCAGCTACGGCAATTTTGAAGCCGTCAAAAACGTCTATTGCGAGATTCCCCGAGGCAAGGTGACAGCCTTCATCGGCCCATCCGGCTGTGGAAAGTCAACGGTGCTTCGTTCATTGAATCGGATGAACGATCTGATCGAAGGCTGCTCACTTAAGGGAAGCATTCTGTTTGGGGGCGTTGACCTCTACGGGCCCAGGATTGATCCCGTGGAAGTGCGCCGCCGCATTGGGATGGTGTTCCAACAACCCAACCCATTCCCGAAGAGCATCTACGACAACATCGCCTTCGGCGCTCGCATCAACGGCTACACGGGAGACATGGATGAGCTTGTTGAACGATCACTGCGCCAGGCGGCGGTTTGGGATGAATGCAAAGACAAGCTCAACGAGAGCGGCTGTTCGCTGTCCGGCGGACAGCAACAGCGCCTTTGCATCGCCCGCACGATCGCGATCCAGCCGGAGGTGATCCTCATGGATGAGCCCTGTTCAGCCCTCGACCCCATCTCCACCCTGAAGATCGAGGAGACGATGCATGAGCTCAAGAAGAGCTTCACCATCGTGATCGTGACCCACAACATGCAGCAGGCCGTCCGTGTCAGCGACATGACTGCCTTCTACAACGCAGAGGCAGTTGAAGGCGGAACCGGAAAGGTGGGTTATCTCGTGGAATTCAACGACACAGACAAGATCTTCAACGCCCCCCAACAGCAGGCCACCCAGGACTACGTCTCTGGTCGTTTCGGCTGA
- the pstA gene encoding phosphate ABC transporter permease PstA, whose amino-acid sequence MTQTLTHDQAGSAPDLSYKHFQRRNISSGALSFLAALFAVIAVLPLILVLGYVLVQGGSKISLALLTQLPPPPGLEDGGIANAIVGTLVVTAIAALIAVPVGVGGGIFLAEYSRSGWFAQFIRFGTNVLAGVPSIIAGVFIYSTIVTSRILFGNAYSAVAGGMALAVLMLPTVIKTTDEGLKLVPDDLRRGALGVGASRFVTIVRITLPAALTPIATGVVLGIARAAGETAPLIFTALFSPFWSDLLTPEGIFAPIATLSVMIYNFAIMPYEFHNELAWAASFVLVVMILALNLLSRWLARIAAK is encoded by the coding sequence ATGACACAGACGCTCACCCACGACCAAGCCGGGTCAGCACCTGACCTCAGCTACAAGCACTTTCAACGCAGAAACATCAGCAGCGGAGCACTCTCGTTCTTGGCGGCACTGTTTGCCGTCATCGCTGTCCTGCCCCTGATCCTGGTGCTGGGTTATGTGCTGGTGCAGGGGGGCAGCAAGATCAGCCTGGCCCTGCTTACGCAACTTCCTCCGCCGCCAGGCCTCGAAGACGGGGGCATCGCCAATGCCATCGTTGGGACCCTGGTGGTGACGGCTATTGCGGCACTGATTGCCGTTCCAGTAGGCGTCGGCGGTGGCATTTTTCTGGCTGAATACTCCCGCTCGGGATGGTTCGCTCAGTTCATCCGGTTTGGCACCAATGTGCTGGCCGGGGTGCCGTCCATCATCGCCGGTGTGTTCATCTACTCAACAATCGTCACCAGCCGAATTCTCTTCGGGAACGCCTATAGCGCCGTGGCTGGCGGCATGGCACTAGCTGTGCTGATGCTTCCCACAGTGATCAAAACAACGGATGAGGGCTTGAAGCTGGTGCCCGACGATCTGCGCCGTGGAGCCTTGGGCGTGGGGGCATCCCGATTCGTCACCATTGTTCGAATCACGCTCCCTGCCGCATTAACTCCGATTGCAACAGGGGTGGTTCTTGGCATCGCCAGAGCAGCAGGAGAAACGGCTCCCTTGATTTTCACGGCCCTGTTCTCACCGTTTTGGTCGGATCTGCTCACACCGGAAGGGATCTTCGCTCCCATCGCGACCCTCTCCGTAATGATCTACAACTTCGCGATCATGCCTTACGAATTTCACAACGAGTTGGCATGGGCCGCATCGTTTGTACTCGTGGTGATGATTCTGGCTCTAAACCTCCTCTCGCGCTGGCTGGCGCGAATTGCTGCCAAATAA
- the pstC gene encoding phosphate ABC transporter permease subunit PstC — protein sequence MSDPDSRYLLRSRPPAEKLVDNSFRNLAIAMASVVAIVLFSILVVVFQGGLDSMARYGWQFLVTSDWNPVDDQYGAGAAIYGTLITSLLALLIAVPLGVGTAIFITENIIPKGIRDVIGLMVELLAAIPSVVLGLWAIFVMEPFIRPGLELLYQLFNWFPLFSTPPMGPGTIPAVLILVVMILPIITAISRDCLNQVPPQLRQAAYGVGTTRWGAIINVILPAAISGIIGGVMLALGRAMGETMAVTMIIGNSNNFSVSLLAPGNTIAAMLANQFGEADGSQVSSLMYAAFVLIVLTLCVNIFAQWIVKRLSLKY from the coding sequence ATGTCCGACCCGGACAGTCGTTACTTGCTCCGAAGCCGTCCACCTGCGGAAAAGTTGGTGGACAACAGTTTCAGAAATCTCGCCATCGCCATGGCTTCCGTTGTGGCGATCGTTCTCTTCTCCATCCTTGTGGTCGTTTTCCAGGGGGGCCTGGATTCCATGGCCCGCTACGGCTGGCAATTTCTGGTCACCTCGGACTGGAATCCGGTGGACGATCAGTACGGGGCCGGGGCTGCGATCTACGGCACCTTGATCACATCGCTGCTGGCCTTGTTAATTGCGGTGCCCCTCGGGGTCGGCACAGCCATTTTCATCACCGAAAACATCATCCCCAAGGGAATCCGTGACGTGATCGGCCTGATGGTGGAACTACTCGCAGCGATTCCATCAGTAGTGCTTGGCCTATGGGCCATTTTTGTGATGGAACCATTCATCAGACCTGGGCTTGAACTTCTCTATCAACTGTTCAATTGGTTCCCCCTGTTCAGCACCCCGCCAATGGGTCCAGGCACCATTCCTGCAGTATTGATCCTCGTAGTGATGATCCTGCCGATCATCACGGCGATTTCCCGTGATTGCCTCAATCAGGTCCCACCACAACTCCGCCAGGCGGCCTATGGGGTTGGCACAACACGGTGGGGCGCAATCATTAATGTAATTCTCCCTGCAGCTATTTCCGGGATCATCGGAGGTGTGATGCTGGCGTTGGGTCGTGCCATGGGCGAGACCATGGCCGTCACGATGATTATCGGCAATTCGAACAACTTCAGTGTGTCGCTGCTGGCACCTGGAAACACCATCGCGGCGATGTTGGCCAATCAATTTGGTGAGGCGGATGGTTCACAGGTGTCATCGTTGATGTACGCAGCGTTTGTGCTGATTGTTCTGACCTTGTGCGTGAATATTTTTGCCCAGTGGATCGTGAAGCGTTTAAGCCTGAAGTACTGA
- the dnaK gene encoding molecular chaperone DnaK, producing the protein MGRIVGIDLGTTNSVVAVLEAGRPHVIANAEGGRTTPSVVGYTKDQELLVGQLARRQLVLSPRNTFSNLKRFVGRDWDELEDSSLSVPYTVRANEQGQVRVPCPVTEREYAPEELVASIIRKLVDDASTYLGEPVEAAVVTVPAYFNDAQRQATRDAGRLAGISVERILNEPTAAALAYGFDRSAVKRVMVFDLGGGTFDVSLLRIANGVFDVKATNGDTQLGGNDFDQRIVNWLADAFEEEHKVDLRRDRQALQRLTEAAEKAKQELSGVLSTPISLPFIATGSEGPLHIETRLDRATFEGLCPDLLDRLLSPVQAALRDSGWAADDIDDVVLVGGATRMPMVQQLVRTLVPIDPCQSVNPDEVVAIGAAVQAGILTGELRDLLLNDVTPLSLGLETIGGLMKVLIPRNTPIPVRQSDVFSTSEANQSSVEIHVWQGERQMATDNKSLGRFRLSGIPPAPRGVPQVQVAFDIDANGLLQVSATDRTTGRKQSVSIQGGSNLNEEDVTALLAEAEARADEDRRKRNQIERRNRAQTLLAQAERRLRDASLELGPYGAERQQRAVEMAMRDVQDCLANDDLQELDLCVSGLEEALFGLNRRLSAERQADGSPLQGIRNTLGSLKDELFADDWDDDPWGPPSRPGERGHGLSRRDPAPWDDDIYR; encoded by the coding sequence ATGGGGCGGATCGTCGGAATCGATCTGGGGACCACCAATTCGGTTGTCGCTGTGCTGGAGGCAGGTCGTCCACATGTGATCGCAAATGCCGAGGGCGGACGAACCACCCCATCCGTTGTCGGATACACCAAGGATCAGGAACTGCTGGTTGGGCAACTGGCCCGGCGCCAGCTGGTGCTCAGCCCCCGCAATACCTTTTCCAACCTGAAGCGGTTCGTTGGTCGTGACTGGGACGAACTGGAGGACAGCAGCCTGTCTGTGCCTTATACGGTTCGTGCCAACGAACAGGGACAGGTCCGGGTGCCCTGCCCGGTGACCGAGCGGGAGTACGCGCCTGAAGAACTGGTGGCCAGCATCATTCGCAAGCTTGTCGATGATGCTTCCACCTATCTGGGTGAACCGGTGGAAGCCGCGGTGGTCACCGTCCCCGCCTATTTCAATGATGCGCAGCGTCAAGCCACCCGCGACGCCGGACGCTTGGCCGGGATTTCAGTGGAGCGCATCCTCAATGAGCCCACGGCGGCTGCCCTGGCCTACGGATTTGATCGCAGCGCCGTCAAGCGGGTGATGGTCTTTGACCTGGGTGGAGGCACTTTTGATGTGTCGCTGCTGCGCATCGCCAACGGGGTCTTTGACGTCAAGGCGACGAACGGCGACACCCAACTCGGCGGCAACGACTTCGATCAGCGCATCGTCAACTGGCTGGCCGATGCCTTTGAGGAGGAGCACAAGGTTGATTTGCGGCGCGACCGTCAGGCGTTACAGCGGTTGACGGAAGCCGCTGAAAAAGCAAAGCAGGAACTCTCCGGCGTGCTGAGCACCCCGATTTCGCTGCCGTTTATTGCCACCGGCAGCGAGGGGCCGCTTCACATTGAGACGCGTTTGGACCGCGCCACCTTCGAAGGGCTCTGCCCGGATCTGCTGGATCGTCTGCTGAGTCCGGTCCAAGCGGCCCTGCGTGACTCCGGCTGGGCGGCCGACGACATCGATGACGTCGTGCTGGTGGGGGGTGCCACGCGGATGCCGATGGTGCAGCAATTGGTACGCACCCTGGTGCCGATCGACCCCTGCCAATCGGTGAATCCCGATGAGGTGGTGGCGATCGGTGCTGCGGTGCAGGCCGGAATCCTCACCGGTGAACTCAGGGATCTGCTGCTCAACGACGTCACCCCCCTGTCGCTCGGACTTGAGACAATCGGTGGATTGATGAAGGTGCTCATTCCGCGCAACACGCCTATTCCGGTTCGTCAGTCCGATGTGTTCAGTACCTCGGAAGCCAATCAGTCGTCCGTGGAAATTCATGTCTGGCAAGGGGAGCGCCAGATGGCGACCGACAACAAATCCCTCGGTCGTTTCCGTCTCTCCGGGATACCACCGGCCCCGCGGGGGGTGCCCCAGGTGCAGGTGGCCTTTGACATCGATGCCAATGGCCTGCTGCAGGTCAGTGCCACCGACCGCACCACGGGCCGGAAGCAGTCGGTGTCGATCCAGGGCGGCTCGAACCTCAACGAGGAGGATGTGACCGCTCTGCTGGCGGAAGCCGAGGCCAGAGCTGATGAGGACCGGCGCAAACGCAACCAGATTGAGCGCCGAAACCGGGCTCAGACCTTGCTTGCCCAGGCGGAACGGCGGCTGCGGGATGCCTCGCTCGAGCTGGGGCCCTATGGAGCCGAACGTCAGCAACGGGCCGTTGAAATGGCCATGCGTGACGTGCAGGATTGTCTCGCCAACGACGACCTTCAGGAGCTTGATCTCTGCGTGAGTGGTCTGGAGGAGGCGTTGTTCGGGTTGAACCGTCGTCTGTCGGCGGAACGTCAGGCCGATGGCAGTCCGCTTCAGGGCATTCGCAACACCCTGGGCTCCCTCAAAGATGAGCTATTTGCCGATGACTGGGACGACGACCCCTGGGGGCCCCCCAGCCGTCCGGGTGAACGTGGCCATGGTCTGAGCCGTCGTGATCCTGCACCTTGGGACGATGACATCTACCGCTGA
- a CDS encoding DnaJ domain-containing protein — MTSTAEPDYWSLLGVDADCTDQQLKRAFRREARRWHPDLNSNDPVAEERFKLVNEAYAVLSDPRRRHAWQQGGGSSSDVADPFAQGFPDFEDYLDVIFGGGSAQSGAEVVEEPDPPFRSPVSAPPPPPPVRAVEDLESVVHLTPDQALQGTVVELTLDDGTMIELNTPPFAGDGWRLRLEGVAPGGRDHFLQLRVVTDDGLRIDGLRVLYKLMLFPPDAALGCAVDVPTLDGPVTLQVPPGSSSGRLLRLRGRGLQLDDERGDQLVEIVVVIPSDLGDAERALYRRLQELASESEQGG, encoded by the coding sequence ATGACATCTACCGCTGAGCCTGATTACTGGTCTCTGCTGGGGGTCGATGCCGACTGCACGGATCAGCAACTGAAACGGGCCTTTCGCCGGGAAGCACGCCGCTGGCATCCCGATCTCAACAGCAATGACCCCGTTGCTGAGGAGCGCTTCAAGTTGGTCAATGAGGCCTATGCGGTGCTCAGCGATCCCCGCCGGCGTCATGCCTGGCAGCAGGGGGGTGGATCCAGCTCGGATGTCGCCGATCCTTTTGCCCAGGGCTTCCCTGATTTTGAGGACTACCTCGATGTGATCTTTGGCGGCGGATCAGCTCAATCGGGCGCTGAGGTTGTGGAAGAGCCCGATCCACCTTTTCGAAGTCCGGTGTCGGCACCGCCGCCACCGCCGCCGGTGCGTGCTGTGGAAGATCTCGAGTCAGTTGTTCATCTCACCCCGGATCAGGCGCTCCAGGGAACCGTGGTGGAACTGACGCTCGATGACGGCACGATGATCGAGCTGAATACACCTCCCTTTGCAGGGGATGGCTGGCGTCTGCGGCTTGAAGGCGTTGCCCCCGGTGGCCGTGATCATTTCCTGCAGCTTCGGGTTGTGACCGACGATGGGCTGCGGATTGACGGTCTGCGCGTGCTCTACAAGTTGATGCTCTTCCCGCCGGATGCGGCGCTGGGCTGCGCTGTGGATGTACCCACTCTTGATGGACCCGTGACGCTGCAGGTGCCTCCAGGCTCATCCAGTGGACGTTTGCTGCGGCTGCGGGGGCGCGGTCTGCAGCTGGATGACGAGCGGGGGGACCAGTTGGTGGAGATTGTTGTGGTGATCCCCTCGGATCTGGGCGATGCGGAACGGGCCCTCTACCGGCGGCTTCAGGAACTGGCGAGCGAATCTGAGCAGGGTGGTTGA
- a CDS encoding DUF3110 domain-containing protein encodes MRVHVLLFDAGTESEGIHSLEIAGRTVVLLFENPDDAERYAGLLEAQDFPVPTVEALDREDVDLFCREAGYEARLIESGFVPSNDEERLFMAPPQSNRDVSNWQDDAGSDDAMAGQQAVEPARQGLETESESNPELDELRRRLEGLL; translated from the coding sequence ATGCGCGTCCACGTCCTGCTCTTTGATGCCGGTACGGAAAGCGAAGGCATCCACTCGCTTGAAATCGCCGGACGGACGGTGGTTCTGTTGTTTGAGAACCCCGACGATGCCGAGCGTTATGCCGGTCTTCTGGAAGCCCAGGATTTTCCTGTTCCCACGGTGGAGGCCCTCGACCGAGAAGACGTTGATCTCTTCTGCCGTGAGGCCGGCTATGAGGCTCGCTTGATCGAGTCGGGTTTTGTGCCGAGCAACGACGAGGAGCGTCTGTTTATGGCACCGCCTCAGAGCAACCGCGATGTGAGCAATTGGCAAGACGACGCTGGTTCCGACGACGCGATGGCTGGGCAGCAGGCTGTGGAGCCGGCGCGCCAGGGACTGGAGACCGAATCAGAATCGAATCCTGAACTGGATGAGCTGCGGCGGC